The Opitutales bacterium ASA1 genome window below encodes:
- a CDS encoding MATE family efflux transporter produces the protein MGGLSSQIDEARRTLLLAGPIIVGQVSQMVMGVTDSVMIGRVGKVPLAASAFANSVFGFAFIIGVGLLIPVAVLVSRAHGANEHREAGEWLRHGAWLAAIVSLLGTGCLLALGAMFHRFGQPTEVLAVVHPYYELISWSLLPTLLTQVFRQYSESLGHAVAPMVTTVASVLLNVVLNWILIYGNLGAPALGLAGAGWATLAARIAGLLALVAWLIGCGRFKQDWPVNWMRRLSRERFRAMLDLGIPAAACLMFEGGAFSAAAILMGWLGATELAAHQIALSCAAFTFMFPLGVSMAVSMRVGKAVGQRQTNEVRTIGSSALWMGAAMMGTFATVFAIGGTWIASLFVQEPEVIRLAAMLLVVAALFQLADGSQVIASGALRGLADVKVPTVITGFAYWVVALPLAWWLGFKTDLGAIGVWSALATGLAIAALALIVRFLHKSRSNPNIAAPDTLTPA, from the coding sequence ATGGGAGGCTTGAGTTCTCAAATCGACGAAGCGCGCCGGACGCTCCTGCTCGCAGGGCCGATCATTGTCGGTCAGGTGAGCCAGATGGTCATGGGCGTGACCGACAGCGTGATGATCGGACGCGTCGGCAAAGTCCCCCTCGCCGCTTCGGCGTTCGCCAACAGCGTGTTCGGATTCGCCTTCATCATCGGTGTCGGGTTGCTCATTCCGGTGGCCGTGCTCGTCTCGCGTGCACATGGCGCGAACGAACATCGCGAAGCAGGAGAATGGCTGCGTCACGGCGCATGGCTCGCCGCGATCGTGAGCCTGCTCGGAACCGGCTGCCTCCTGGCGCTCGGCGCGATGTTTCATCGCTTCGGTCAACCCACCGAAGTGCTCGCCGTCGTCCACCCGTACTACGAGCTGATCAGTTGGTCGCTGTTGCCGACCTTGCTCACCCAAGTCTTTCGCCAGTATTCGGAGTCGCTCGGCCATGCCGTCGCGCCGATGGTGACGACCGTCGCGAGCGTCCTGCTCAACGTCGTGCTGAATTGGATACTGATCTACGGCAACCTCGGTGCTCCGGCTCTGGGGCTCGCAGGCGCGGGATGGGCGACGTTGGCCGCGCGCATCGCGGGCTTGCTCGCGCTCGTCGCGTGGTTGATCGGCTGCGGCCGCTTCAAACAAGACTGGCCCGTGAACTGGATGAGGCGACTCTCGCGCGAGCGCTTCCGCGCGATGCTCGACCTCGGTATCCCCGCCGCCGCGTGTCTCATGTTCGAAGGCGGTGCCTTCTCGGCCGCCGCCATCCTCATGGGTTGGCTGGGAGCCACCGAGCTCGCCGCCCACCAGATCGCGCTCAGTTGCGCGGCGTTCACCTTCATGTTTCCACTCGGCGTCTCGATGGCGGTGAGCATGCGCGTCGGCAAGGCGGTCGGGCAACGGCAGACGAACGAAGTTCGCACCATCGGTTCGAGCGCGTTGTGGATGGGCGCGGCGATGATGGGAACCTTCGCCACGGTCTTCGCGATCGGCGGCACTTGGATTGCTTCGCTCTTCGTACAAGAACCCGAGGTCATCCGCCTCGCCGCCATGTTGCTCGTGGTCGCCGCGCTCTTCCAGCTCGCCGACGGCTCACAGGTGATCGCATCCGGCGCCTTGCGCGGGCTCGCCGACGTGAAGGTGCCCACCGTGATCACCGGCTTCGCCTACTGGGTCGTCGCCCTGCCGCTCGCATGGTGGCTGGGGTTCAAGACGGATCTCGGTGCGATCGGTGTGTGGAGCGCTCTCGCGACCGGCCTCGCGATCGCGGCACTCGCGCTGATCGTACGCTTTCTGCACAAGTCTCGCTCCAACCCGAACATCGCCGCACCCGATACGCTTACGCCCGCCTAG
- the hpt gene encoding hypoxanthine phosphoribosyltransferase: MPTSKKGPKSKLPHPDLERVLVSEAAIKSRLKLLGREISDAYGDQEITVIAIINGAVFFSADLLRHITSPVRLDCIRVSSYRNSTSPVSEPRILDTLLLDLENRHVLLIDDILDTGRTLSVVIAEMRKRKPASVKTCVLLDKKVRRDVDLEADFVGFTIPDRFVVGYGLDFAERYRNISCIGVLKPDLQNPPEWA; the protein is encoded by the coding sequence ATGCCGACGTCGAAGAAGGGGCCTAAAAGCAAGCTGCCGCATCCGGACTTGGAGCGCGTTCTGGTGAGCGAGGCCGCGATCAAGAGCAGACTCAAACTACTCGGCCGTGAGATCAGCGACGCCTACGGCGATCAGGAGATCACCGTGATCGCCATCATCAACGGCGCCGTGTTTTTCTCCGCCGATCTTCTACGCCACATCACCTCCCCGGTCCGCCTCGATTGCATCCGTGTCTCCAGCTACCGCAACAGCACTTCGCCCGTCTCCGAGCCACGCATCCTCGATACGCTCCTGCTCGATCTCGAAAATCGCCACGTCCTGCTCATCGACGACATTCTCGACACCGGTCGCACCCTCTCGGTCGTCATCGCCGAGATGCGCAAACGCAAACCCGCTTCCGTGAAGACGTGCGTGTTGCTCGACAAAAAGGTGCGGCGTGACGTCGACCTCGAAGCGGACTTCGTCGGCTTCACCATTCCGGATCGTTTCGTCGTCGGCTACGGGCTCGATTTCGCCGAACGCTACCGCAACATCTCCTGCATCGGCGTGCTCAAGCCCGACCTCCAGAACCCACCCGAGTGGGCGTGA
- a CDS encoding C39 family peptidase produces MPGPANGTARRTGFPVAPVLAPCTIRPPIFMHLQLHMLRQPTDSSCGPTCLHAIYRYFGVEYDLAQLIDEIPQFEDGGTLSVHLAQHALRRGFDARLVTYNLRIFDPTWWCLGPRDMIAKLQARLEHLQNDKARHSHRAYVEFLELGGQLDFFDLDPDSLERLLAHGAPILTGLSATYLYQHPRELPDGRDDDVAGSPTGHFVVVNGWHAESAQVLVMDPFEQNPFNPQGEYRVGVHRFINSVMLGILTYDANLLVVTPPRARRAHA; encoded by the coding sequence TTGCCCGGTCCCGCGAACGGCACCGCACGCCGCACCGGCTTTCCCGTTGCGCCCGTGCTCGCGCCCTGCACCATCCGCCCTCCGATATTCATGCACCTTCAGCTGCACATGCTGCGGCAGCCCACCGACTCGAGCTGCGGCCCCACCTGCCTGCATGCGATCTACCGCTACTTCGGCGTGGAGTACGATCTCGCACAGTTGATCGACGAGATTCCGCAGTTCGAGGATGGCGGCACGCTCTCCGTCCATCTCGCCCAACACGCACTTCGCCGCGGTTTCGACGCCCGACTCGTCACCTACAACCTGCGCATCTTCGACCCGACCTGGTGGTGCCTCGGACCGCGCGACATGATCGCCAAGCTCCAAGCACGCTTGGAACACCTGCAAAACGACAAGGCTCGTCACAGCCACCGCGCCTACGTCGAGTTCCTCGAACTCGGCGGACAACTCGACTTCTTCGATCTCGATCCCGACTCGCTCGAGCGTCTCCTCGCCCACGGCGCCCCCATACTCACCGGGTTGAGCGCCACCTACCTCTACCAGCACCCGCGCGAACTTCCCGACGGGCGCGACGACGACGTCGCCGGCTCACCCACGGGGCACTTCGTCGTCGTCAACGGCTGGCACGCCGAGTCCGCTCAGGTCCTGGTCATGGACCCGTTCGAACAAAACCCCTTCAATCCTCAGGGCGAGTACCGCGTCGGCGTCCACCGATTCATCAACTCGGTCATGCTCGGAATCCTCACCTACGACGCCAACCTACTCGTCGTCACGCCTCCCCGCGCCCGACGCGCACACGCATGA
- a CDS encoding metallophosphoesterase — MRILFVADLHYALKQFDWLLEQAGGYDVVAIGGDLLDLGSDLDYEVQILVVEKYLQQLRARTRVLVCSGNHDGDTCNEADEGVAGWLIKARRFDLAVDFDHVQLGDTLVTVCPWWNGPVGRLNLESLLEEGAALPKQRWIWLHHAPPGDSRVSWAGHKDVGDEYLTRWIWRHQPDLVLSGHVHRAPFLPDGSWIDRLGKTWVMNPGFQRGPQPASIEIDLATMRAEWNSQMARSERLLGAG; from the coding sequence ATGCGCATCCTTTTCGTCGCCGATTTGCATTACGCGCTCAAGCAGTTCGACTGGCTGCTGGAGCAGGCGGGTGGTTACGACGTCGTCGCTATCGGTGGCGACCTGCTCGATCTGGGTTCGGATCTGGATTACGAGGTGCAGATATTGGTCGTGGAAAAGTATCTGCAGCAGTTGCGAGCGCGCACGCGGGTACTCGTGTGTTCGGGCAATCACGACGGAGACACGTGCAACGAAGCGGATGAAGGCGTCGCCGGATGGCTGATCAAGGCCCGGCGGTTCGATCTGGCGGTGGACTTCGACCACGTCCAACTCGGCGATACGCTCGTGACCGTGTGCCCGTGGTGGAATGGACCGGTCGGTCGGCTCAACTTGGAGAGCCTGTTGGAGGAAGGGGCCGCGCTACCGAAGCAACGTTGGATCTGGCTGCACCATGCGCCGCCGGGAGACTCGAGAGTCAGTTGGGCGGGCCACAAGGACGTGGGCGACGAATACCTCACACGTTGGATATGGCGTCATCAGCCCGATCTCGTCCTTTCCGGGCACGTGCATCGGGCGCCGTTCTTGCCCGATGGTTCCTGGATCGACCGGCTCGGGAAGACTTGGGTGATGAATCCGGGGTTTCAGCGGGGGCCGCAGCCGGCGTCGATCGAGATCGACCTGGCGACGATGCGCGCCGAGTGGAATTCGCAGATGGCGCGCAGCGAGCGATTGCTGGGGGCGGGGTGA
- a CDS encoding glutamate-cysteine ligase family protein, with protein MPRRLRLFEAFGLELEYMVVHSDTLRVAPLVDRLMIARTGEPASDCRIGRCEASNELAAHVFELKVPRPVTDIERAGDDFADAVRRANKLLAADGCRLLPGPMHPTMDPTRESDIWRHEGREIYETYDRVFGVRAHGWFNLQSCHINLPFADDAEFALLHAAVILLLPFLPALAAGSPFKEGRVTGWLDTRIDTYRNNQKRFPLVSGRIVPEPVFDEAAYRARILEPMMRQIAPVNDGTFQEGWMNSRGAIARFHRGAIEIRVLDIQECPVADTAIAALVVATLKDLVATHGEELVRLARVSSTALRKRQLLACARLGFGVPIMIPEMREALRLPKGTRTSGGLWRTLIERHATSGLTARQTAALETILRRGNLAQRLLRHHAKHGRSQSFPGMLARLADCLASNTQFAV; from the coding sequence ATGCCACGTCGCTTGCGTCTGTTCGAAGCCTTCGGTCTGGAGCTCGAGTACATGGTCGTGCACTCCGACACGTTGCGCGTCGCACCACTCGTCGATCGCCTCATGATCGCTCGCACCGGCGAGCCCGCCTCCGACTGCCGCATCGGCCGATGCGAGGCCTCCAACGAACTCGCGGCCCACGTCTTCGAGCTCAAGGTTCCACGTCCCGTCACCGACATCGAACGCGCGGGCGACGATTTCGCCGACGCCGTGCGGCGCGCGAACAAACTGCTCGCCGCCGACGGTTGCCGCCTGCTTCCCGGCCCCATGCACCCAACGATGGATCCGACACGCGAGTCCGACATCTGGCGCCACGAAGGACGCGAGATCTACGAGACCTACGACCGCGTGTTCGGTGTGCGGGCACACGGCTGGTTCAACCTCCAGAGCTGCCACATCAACCTCCCCTTCGCCGACGACGCGGAGTTCGCCCTCCTGCACGCAGCCGTCATCCTTCTGTTGCCGTTCCTGCCCGCCCTTGCCGCGGGCAGTCCGTTCAAGGAAGGACGCGTCACCGGCTGGCTCGACACTCGGATCGACACCTACCGCAACAACCAGAAACGCTTCCCGCTCGTCTCCGGTCGCATCGTCCCCGAACCCGTCTTCGACGAAGCCGCGTACCGAGCCCGCATCCTCGAGCCCATGATGCGGCAGATCGCTCCGGTCAACGACGGCACTTTCCAAGAGGGCTGGATGAACTCGCGCGGGGCCATCGCGCGTTTCCACCGCGGCGCGATCGAAATACGAGTGCTCGACATCCAAGAATGCCCCGTCGCCGACACCGCCATCGCCGCGCTCGTCGTCGCCACGCTGAAGGATCTCGTCGCCACGCACGGCGAAGAACTCGTCCGCCTCGCCCGCGTATCCTCCACTGCACTACGCAAACGCCAGCTGCTCGCGTGTGCCCGCCTTGGATTCGGGGTGCCGATCATGATTCCGGAGATGCGCGAGGCGCTTCGCCTTCCCAAAGGAACACGAACCTCGGGTGGACTCTGGCGAACCCTGATCGAGCGCCACGCCACCTCCGGGCTCACCGCACGTCAAACTGCCGCCCTCGAGACGATCCTCCGCCGCGGCAACCTCGCTCAGCGGTTGCTCCGACACCATGCGAAGCACGGGCGCTCCCAGTCGTTTCCCGGCATGCTCGCCCGTCTCGCCGACTGTCTCGCATCCAACACGCAGTTCGCCGTCTGA
- a CDS encoding RimK family alpha-L-glutamate ligase yields the protein MKNSRNLIVVDDLRDWQPDWKNYPVISADEYVADDAYSSAGYRIINLCRHDHKLSMGYYTSLLAEARGHRAMPTARTLQSLMSKRIYEAQLEELNDAVRRSLSRIIQEDFSLSVYFGQNLAASHAKLAQTLFTIFPCPLFKVQFIYRDDGWEIGSLRPMGLGQVPKGHLFKVKEAIDGFLSKRWRTERDRQTGGNYDLAILHNPSEKHPPSNARALKNFIRAGEEVGLDVELITKSDLPRLLEFDALFIRETTSLDDHTYRFATKAEREGMVVIDDADSIRRCCNKVYMHELLRKNRIAMPRTEIVSAKNIDRVAADASYPLVLKIPDSAFSLGVFKVSSEVEFLAKAAELLEDSDLVLAQEFLPTDFDWRVGVLDRKPLYVCRYFMSKDHWQIYNHARKDEDRMGEFDTMAVEDAPTDVIDTALRAANLIGDGLYGVDLKQRDGKCYVIEINDNPNIDAGVEDELLGHELYERVMRSFLDRIERSKQRDDVAPGSED from the coding sequence ATGAAAAACTCCCGCAATCTGATCGTCGTCGACGATCTCCGCGACTGGCAGCCCGACTGGAAAAACTATCCGGTCATCTCCGCCGACGAATACGTCGCGGACGATGCGTATTCGTCCGCCGGATACCGGATCATCAACCTCTGCCGGCACGATCACAAGCTGAGTATGGGCTACTACACCTCGTTGCTCGCCGAAGCGCGCGGTCACCGCGCCATGCCGACGGCGCGCACGCTGCAGTCGCTCATGAGCAAGCGCATCTACGAGGCACAACTCGAGGAACTCAACGACGCCGTCCGCCGCAGCCTCTCGCGCATCATCCAAGAGGACTTCAGCCTCAGCGTCTACTTCGGGCAGAACCTTGCCGCCTCACACGCGAAACTCGCGCAGACGCTCTTCACCATCTTTCCCTGCCCACTCTTCAAGGTACAATTCATCTACCGCGACGACGGCTGGGAGATCGGAAGCCTCCGCCCGATGGGCCTCGGCCAGGTACCGAAGGGTCACCTCTTCAAGGTGAAGGAAGCCATCGACGGCTTCCTCTCCAAACGCTGGCGCACCGAACGCGACCGCCAGACGGGCGGCAACTACGACCTCGCCATCCTCCACAACCCTTCGGAAAAGCATCCTCCCTCGAACGCGCGAGCGCTCAAGAACTTCATCCGTGCCGGTGAAGAAGTAGGCCTCGACGTGGAGCTCATCACCAAGAGCGATCTCCCGCGACTCCTCGAGTTCGACGCCCTCTTCATCCGCGAGACCACCAGTCTCGACGACCACACCTACCGCTTCGCGACCAAGGCCGAACGCGAGGGCATGGTCGTGATCGACGACGCCGACTCCATCCGCCGCTGCTGCAACAAAGTCTACATGCACGAATTGTTGCGCAAGAACCGGATCGCGATGCCCCGCACCGAGATCGTTTCGGCCAAGAACATCGATCGCGTCGCCGCCGACGCCTCCTACCCGCTCGTGCTCAAGATCCCCGACAGCGCCTTCTCCCTCGGCGTCTTCAAAGTCTCGAGCGAGGTCGAGTTTCTCGCCAAAGCCGCCGAATTGCTCGAGGACTCCGATCTCGTCCTCGCTCAAGAGTTTCTCCCGACCGACTTCGACTGGCGCGTCGGCGTCCTCGATCGCAAGCCGCTCTACGTCTGCCGCTACTTCATGAGCAAGGACCACTGGCAGATCTACAACCACGCCCGCAAAGACGAAGACCGTATGGGAGAATTCGATACGATGGCAGTCGAAGACGCCCCCACCGACGTGATCGACACCGCACTGCGTGCCGCCAACCTCATCGGCGACGGCCTCTACGGCGTCGACCTCAAGCAGCGCGACGGCAAGTGCTACGTGATCGAGATCAACGACAATCCGAACATCGACGCCGGCGTCGAAGACGAGCTGCTCGGCCACGAACTCTACGAGCGCGTCATGCGCAGCTTCCTCGACCGAATCGAACGCTCGAAACAGCGAGACGACGTCGCGCCCGGCTCCGAAGACTGA
- a CDS encoding ABC transporter ATP-binding protein: MISVTVSKLTKRFGSVTALRDLDLTIQPGELFFLLGPSGCGKTTLLRSMAGFYIPEEGRIHFGEEDVTRLAPHKRNTGMMFQSYALWPHMTVAQNVAFGLEERKVPRVEIGKRVAAALESVRMGDYGSRRPNQLSGGQQQRVALARALVIRPRCLLLDEPLSNLDARLRLEMRGEIRRVCKEFKLTTVYVTHDQKEALSIADRMAILDGGRILQVGSPREVYRRPVDRTVAHFIGETNFIEGEIVSIAGPRAMVRTKLGVFEGVLCGRAKSASVGAAAVLSIRPESLVLDHDSKSAATLTNQVACKVGEAVYLGEVAQYELFAGDVHLKVFELNPRELIPPGRSGVVASVDPEDVTILAG, encoded by the coding sequence ATGATCTCGGTCACTGTTTCGAAGCTCACCAAACGATTCGGAAGCGTCACCGCGCTCCGCGACCTCGACCTGACGATCCAACCCGGCGAACTCTTCTTCCTGCTCGGCCCGAGCGGCTGCGGGAAGACGACGCTTCTGCGCAGCATGGCGGGTTTCTACATTCCGGAAGAAGGCAGGATCCATTTCGGCGAGGAAGATGTGACGCGTCTCGCGCCGCACAAGCGCAACACCGGGATGATGTTTCAGAGCTATGCGTTGTGGCCGCACATGACCGTGGCGCAAAACGTGGCGTTCGGGCTCGAGGAACGCAAAGTGCCCCGAGTCGAGATCGGTAAACGCGTCGCCGCCGCGCTCGAATCGGTGCGTATGGGCGACTACGGTTCGCGCCGTCCCAACCAACTCTCCGGAGGCCAACAACAACGCGTGGCCCTCGCGCGCGCACTCGTCATTCGTCCGCGATGTCTGCTGCTCGACGAGCCCCTCTCCAATCTCGATGCGCGTCTGCGGCTCGAGATGCGCGGCGAGATACGACGCGTCTGCAAGGAGTTCAAACTCACCACGGTCTACGTGACCCACGACCAGAAGGAGGCGCTGTCCATCGCCGACCGCATGGCGATCCTCGACGGGGGCAGGATCCTGCAGGTCGGCTCGCCGCGCGAAGTCTACCGCCGCCCGGTCGATCGCACCGTCGCGCACTTCATCGGCGAAACGAACTTCATCGAAGGCGAGATCGTGTCGATCGCGGGACCTCGAGCGATGGTGCGCACGAAGCTCGGCGTGTTCGAAGGCGTGCTGTGCGGACGTGCGAAGTCCGCCTCCGTCGGTGCCGCGGCGGTGCTTTCCATCCGCCCCGAGAGCCTCGTCCTCGACCACGATTCGAAATCCGCGGCCACCCTGACCAACCAAGTCGCGTGCAAAGTCGGTGAGGCGGTCTACCTCGGTGAAGTCGCGCAATACGAACTCTTCGCCGGCGACGTCCATTTGAAGGTCTTCGAACTCAACCCGCGTGAACTCATTCCCCCGGGGCGCAGTGGGGTCGTGGCTTCCGTCGATCCGGAAGACGTCACCATCTTGGCGGGCTGA
- the hrpB gene encoding ATP-dependent helicase HrpB — protein MHGRVLVQAPTGSGKSTQIPQIALDEGLAADGEIVVLQPRRLAARMLARRVASERGVPLGGEVGYQVRLESRVSAETRIRFVTEGILLRRMVSDPSLRGVGMVIFDEFHERHLHGDITLGRALQLQRASRPDLRIVVMSATLQVSGLSGYLAPCAQVVSQGRTFPVRVRYVEKPLDFEKSPVWDVAAEAAAALAAEIPDGDVLVFMPGAYEIARTCEALRHRLGARDFDVLPLHGELTTAEQDRAVDESGRRKVIVATNVAETSLTIPGVRAVVDSGLARMARFDPNRGIDTLLIEKISQASAEQRAGRAGRTAPGVCVRLWTEREHGNRASAETPEVKRMDLAEVVLTLKAAGVVDVAGFPWLDAPDPKALLRAETLLADLGALDGRSLEITSAGRRMLRFPLHPRYARMLVEAGERGCVAEAAAIAAITQGRPLLVRNVDRRIEEARERTFGEERVSDLFLALDGWRYAERTGFSVEECRRVGVHVQAARQVRSLAEQFVRIAREGGIDAAPLGEQRGEREALVRCVLAGFADHVAKRLDRGTLRCELVHGRRGMLARDSVVQDAALFVAGEVSEIGGRSGEVTTLLGLCTRVDAALLEEVFPGSVREEHTAELDPVAKRVSARRRVVFRDLVLEDREAGEATSDAAVRILLREVKEGRLAIERWDETVELWMARVNLLARLFPEFEIAPISEDDRWVILEQVVHGARTLREVRERDPWPTLRGWLSPEQLAALDRLLPERMEMANGRKARVTYAKDGTATLSARIQELYGVDRNVVIAQGRLPVRIEVLAPNQRPIQVTDDLSRFWKETYPEIKHALSRRYPRHEWR, from the coding sequence ATGCACGGTCGGGTCCTCGTGCAGGCACCGACGGGGTCGGGCAAGTCGACGCAGATCCCACAGATCGCATTGGACGAAGGCTTGGCGGCCGACGGCGAAATAGTCGTGCTGCAGCCTCGCCGTTTGGCGGCGCGAATGTTGGCTCGGCGCGTCGCTTCGGAGCGCGGGGTGCCGCTCGGTGGCGAAGTGGGTTACCAAGTGCGCTTGGAGTCGCGGGTGTCGGCGGAGACGCGGATCCGATTCGTGACGGAAGGCATCCTGTTGCGGCGGATGGTATCCGATCCGTCACTACGCGGCGTCGGTATGGTGATCTTCGACGAGTTTCACGAGCGTCATCTGCACGGCGACATCACGCTGGGCCGTGCGTTGCAGCTGCAGCGTGCTTCGCGACCCGACCTGCGGATCGTCGTGATGTCGGCGACGCTGCAGGTGTCGGGACTTTCCGGATACTTGGCGCCGTGTGCGCAGGTCGTCTCGCAAGGGCGGACGTTTCCGGTGCGAGTTCGCTACGTCGAGAAGCCTTTGGACTTCGAGAAGTCGCCGGTTTGGGACGTGGCAGCGGAGGCTGCCGCGGCTCTGGCCGCCGAGATACCCGACGGCGACGTGTTGGTCTTCATGCCCGGCGCGTACGAGATTGCGCGCACGTGCGAGGCACTGCGACATCGTCTCGGGGCGAGAGATTTCGATGTGCTGCCCCTGCACGGCGAGTTGACGACCGCGGAACAGGATCGAGCGGTCGACGAATCGGGTCGGCGCAAGGTGATCGTTGCGACCAACGTGGCGGAAACCTCGCTCACGATTCCGGGCGTGCGTGCGGTCGTCGATTCCGGTCTGGCGCGGATGGCGCGCTTCGATCCGAACCGCGGGATCGACACATTGCTGATCGAGAAGATCAGTCAGGCGTCCGCGGAGCAACGAGCCGGGCGCGCCGGCCGGACGGCGCCGGGCGTGTGTGTGCGCCTCTGGACGGAGCGCGAGCACGGGAATCGCGCGTCGGCGGAGACGCCCGAGGTCAAGCGGATGGATCTGGCGGAAGTGGTGCTGACGCTCAAGGCGGCCGGCGTGGTGGACGTGGCGGGTTTCCCGTGGCTGGACGCGCCGGACCCGAAAGCGCTGTTGCGCGCGGAAACGTTGCTCGCAGACCTCGGCGCGCTGGACGGACGTTCCCTCGAGATCACGTCGGCGGGGCGTCGCATGCTACGGTTTCCTCTGCACCCACGCTACGCGCGGATGCTCGTCGAAGCGGGCGAGCGCGGGTGCGTGGCCGAAGCGGCTGCGATCGCGGCGATCACGCAAGGTAGACCGTTGCTCGTGCGCAACGTGGACCGCCGGATCGAGGAAGCGCGCGAGCGGACGTTCGGAGAGGAACGCGTTTCCGATCTGTTTCTGGCTTTGGACGGTTGGCGGTATGCGGAGAGGACGGGTTTCTCGGTCGAGGAGTGCAGGCGCGTCGGGGTGCACGTCCAAGCTGCGCGTCAGGTGCGATCGCTGGCGGAGCAGTTCGTGCGTATCGCGCGCGAGGGTGGAATCGACGCGGCCCCGCTTGGCGAGCAGCGCGGCGAGCGCGAGGCTCTGGTGCGGTGTGTTCTCGCGGGATTCGCCGATCACGTGGCGAAACGACTGGACCGCGGCACGCTGCGTTGCGAGCTCGTGCACGGTCGGCGGGGCATGCTCGCACGCGACAGCGTGGTGCAGGACGCGGCGTTGTTCGTCGCGGGCGAGGTGAGCGAGATCGGAGGGCGTAGTGGCGAAGTCACTACGCTTCTGGGGCTCTGCACGAGGGTGGATGCCGCGTTGTTGGAGGAGGTGTTTCCCGGCTCGGTGCGCGAGGAACACACGGCGGAGTTGGATCCGGTGGCGAAGCGGGTCTCGGCTCGTCGACGCGTGGTGTTTCGAGACCTCGTGTTGGAGGATCGCGAGGCGGGCGAGGCGACTTCGGACGCGGCGGTGCGAATCTTGTTGCGAGAGGTGAAGGAAGGGCGTCTGGCGATCGAGCGCTGGGACGAGACCGTCGAGCTCTGGATGGCGCGCGTGAACCTGCTCGCGCGTCTGTTTCCGGAGTTCGAGATCGCGCCGATCTCGGAGGATGACCGGTGGGTGATCCTCGAGCAGGTCGTGCATGGAGCGCGGACTCTTCGTGAAGTGCGCGAGCGCGATCCGTGGCCGACGTTGCGGGGGTGGTTGTCGCCCGAACAACTCGCGGCGCTCGATCGTCTCTTGCCGGAGCGCATGGAGATGGCGAACGGGCGCAAGGCTCGCGTCACCTACGCCAAGGACGGCACTGCGACGCTGTCGGCGCGTATCCAAGAACTCTACGGAGTCGATCGAAACGTCGTGATCGCGCAGGGCCGGTTGCCGGTGCGCATCGAGGTGCTCGCACCGAATCAGCGACCGATCCAGGTGACCGACGATCTTTCGAGGTTCTGGAAGGAGACGTATCCGGAAATCAAGCACGCGCTCTCGCGGCGGTATCCGCGCCACGAGTGGCGGTGA
- a CDS encoding class I SAM-dependent methyltransferase, which translates to MKHVGLVRAEDWRDFEVLETGDGMKKERWGDVVLVRPDPQVIWPRRSPSWGACDGIYHRAPSGGGSWDFRRKLPEDWTIRYRELTFRIRPTNFKHTGLFPEQAANWDWFSARIRGAARPVRVLNLFGYTGGATVAAAAAGASVCHVDAAKGMVQWCRDNTALSGLAAAPVRYIVDDCMKFVEREQRRGNRYEAIVMDPPSYGRGSGGEVWKLEDGLFGLVQAATRLLSDTPLFVLLNAYTTGLSPTVLATILSHHVPDGGSLTCGEVGLPVTHGASTLPCGTFARWEA; encoded by the coding sequence ATGAAACACGTCGGCCTCGTTCGCGCCGAAGACTGGCGAGACTTCGAAGTCTTGGAAACCGGCGACGGGATGAAGAAGGAGCGTTGGGGCGACGTCGTGCTCGTCCGTCCGGATCCGCAGGTCATCTGGCCGCGCCGCTCGCCTTCATGGGGCGCCTGCGACGGCATCTATCACCGAGCCCCGAGCGGCGGCGGCAGTTGGGACTTCCGGCGCAAGCTTCCGGAAGATTGGACGATCCGCTACCGCGAGCTGACCTTTCGCATTCGTCCCACGAACTTCAAACACACCGGACTGTTCCCCGAACAGGCTGCGAACTGGGACTGGTTTTCCGCCCGCATCCGCGGGGCTGCTCGCCCCGTCCGTGTTCTCAACCTCTTCGGCTACACCGGAGGAGCCACGGTCGCCGCTGCCGCGGCAGGCGCTTCCGTGTGCCACGTCGACGCCGCCAAGGGCATGGTCCAATGGTGCCGAGACAACACCGCGCTCTCCGGCCTCGCCGCCGCGCCCGTGCGTTACATCGTCGACGATTGCATGAAGTTCGTGGAACGCGAACAACGACGCGGCAATCGCTACGAGGCGATCGTGATGGACCCTCCCTCGTACGGGCGTGGCAGCGGCGGCGAAGTGTGGAAGCTCGAAGATGGTCTCTTCGGGCTCGTGCAGGCCGCGACTCGACTGCTGAGCGACACACCGCTCTTCGTCCTCCTCAACGCCTACACGACCGGCCTCTCGCCGACCGTGCTCGCTACAATCCTCTCCCACCATGTGCCCGACGGTGGATCGCTCACCTGCGGCGAAGTAGGCCTGCCGGTGACCCACGGAGCCTCCACGCTGCCGTGCGGTACGTTCGCGCGATGGGAGGCTTGA